aaatATCCAAATTATCCGAAAATATTGGAAGTTCTTAAAaatatcggatattcggataatccgatatccgaatccgaaatttcggatatccgaaaatcggatatccgaaatttcggattcggatttcggatgaggtttttcactatccgaattttcggatatccgaaaattcggatatccgaatttcggatatccgaaaatgaacACCCCTAGCATGTATGAGTTTGTGATATGAGTATGTAATAATTCTCTCTCAAATTAGTTATTACTCCGTagtatatttaactatatatgatAAATTCAATAACGATTTTGATAGATTCACTAAGTCTCTGCATTGATAGATTGTACTATACAATTAAGCAATTCATAGTTTAAGTAACTTTATTAAAATCCTCGTTAGATTTATCACCGAAAAATGATACTCAACCAGTAAAAATATCACATTCATCACATTCAGAGTAAAATGATTCATCTTGCCCCAATAAAGTGGGTCCCACACCACTAGTTCGTTGTCAATTTACATAGAAATAAAAAGACCAGACATGTTGACAGCTGACTATTTTGAGcccaacaaccaacatgaaaataaGAAGACTACAAGAAACATCGTCAAATGGATACACTAACTTTCCATTCCTATATAATCACTTGATTTACTCTATAAGTTCTCATTTAATAAACAAACAGCAACactaatcaacaatgaagtttggAAAAGAGTTTACTTCACATATGGTGCCAGAATGGCAAGAAGCGTATATGAATTACAACTACCTCAAAACTCTCTTAAAAGAAATATTGATTTTTCGACAACGAAAAACCATGTCGAATCAAGTGAACCCAACGTCGAAAGTGCGGTCCTTGAAGAGAAAAGTGTCTCTTTTTAGAGCTTTTAGTGGACTAACAAGTGATCATCATCACAAAAAGGTTAAGGAAGACGAAGTGATCATGGTAAGTGCAATGCACCAACCAGATGAAGAACAAGGAGGCATTAATAGTCTTTGTTACCAGACTGTTTTTCTCCATTCGTTGGATGAAGGTGGCGAGTTCGAGCTCGTGTTTTTTAAAAGACTTGATCATGAATTCAATAAAGTGATTAACTTTTATAAAAACAAAGTTGATGAGGTGGTAAAGCAGGCTAAAGAGTTAAATATACAAATGGATGCTCTCACTGCTCTTAGAATCAAAGTGCATCATCCAACCTCTACTACTAGCACCCCTTTCATTGATGAAACAAACACAGGTAGCTAACTTTGATAACAAGTTAACAATATGaatatacaaaatatattaggGGGTGATTATTTTTACTCAGATTTACGAGGCCTAACTGGGTTATCTTGTGACCGTTTCTGACCTTTTCCATGACCATCTAGTGAGCTTGAATATGAGACCTCACTAGGCTATTTTGGTATGGTCAAGCTAACAATATGAACATATTTGTTGTAAACGACATTATAAGTATTTGAAAATTTGTAGGTGCGAATCCATTGGAAGTGATACAAGAATTCGAGATGAGCGAAGAACGTTATCAAAAGAAAAGATTGAACGATATCAAGGAATATGAAATGGCTTCTTTGGACGTTTTAAATCGAATAAAGATCAACGCCACAACCGAAACACCATTATCCACTATGAAAAGTGTATTCAATAGTTTAAATGTAGACTTGACTTACAACAAGAATGAACTCAGAAATGCACAAGGAAAATTGAAGCAGGCTTTTATTGAGTTCCACGAAAAGCTTCGACTTCTAAAGAACTTCAGGtacatactaattatactaatgaaCGACCTCTTTTGACATAAAAAGGTTAACTCTGATGTATAACTGAAATGTATCTTGCTTTATAAACCAGCTTCCATAATCAATTGGCCTTCTCAAAGATCATGAAGAAGTATGATAAGGTTAGCAATAATGTTTTGTTATTGCAGTCATATGTATCTTTAGTTTTACGATTTGCTGACCTGGATTAATAATGCAGATCACATCAAGAAGTGCAGCTGATACTTACTTAAAGATGGTTGAAGGATCTTATTTGGGCCAATCAGATGATGTTTCGAAGCTCATAGAGAGAGTCGAAGCAGTATTCGCAAAGCACTTCTGTAATGGAAATCGCGATCAAGGAATGAAAAACTTAAGGCCGAAAGCTAAAAGAGAGAAGCATCGCGTTACATTTTTCGTTGGTAAGTTAATTGTGAGCATCCTGCAGGATAATTACTCGTATTTACTATCCTTGAGTTGAACTGTACAAGTTGCTGATGCGTTTCTCGTGAAATACGAAACATAAAACTGAAATGCGAAACTGAAAACTCAAATGTTAATCTGAAAACTAAAATGCGAAAATAAAAACTGAAATGCGAAACCGAAAAGCACAATTTGAAACTGAAACGAGAAAATGAAACTGCAACACGAAGTTAAAACTGAATAGGAAAACGCAAAACTGAATGGGTATTGACCCAACCCGGCCCATCTCAACCCAACCCGAGTCTCGACCCAGCCCGTTCGACCCATTTTAAAGTCGACCCGTGACCCGTTTCGACCCAAGCCGATTTGATCTTTGACCCAACCCGACAAAACTCTTTCCAGGTATAATTGTACATTACAATTTGCTAATGAGTTTCTTGTGCAGGATGTTTCTTCGGATGCGCGTTAGCACTTTTGGTAGTGATCATAACAAATATGAATACTAAATATCTACTCAAGAGTGAAGAACAAACTCGGTACATGAATACCATATTTCCGCTATACAGCTTATTTGGATATCTTGCATTGCATATGCTCATGTATGCTGGAAATGTATTTTATTGGACGCGTTATCGAGTCAATTATTCCTTCATATTTGGATGCAAACCGGGTACAGAATTACGTTTCAAACAAGTTTTACTACTTAGTACTGGTCTATCAGTACTCACACTTGCAGCTGTACTCGGAAACctcgatatggatatggatacacaCACTCAAAGTTACAAAGTTGTAACTGAATTACTCCCTCTAGGTTTAGTAACTGTAAGTAATTATTCTTGCAACTTATTTATTGTAAACTCTATCTTGCGTAGTATTTAGCGAGTTGGTAAAAGTCGTGAGTCGGGACGAGGCGGTGGGGACTTTTAGGGACGAGTCGGGCGTTGACCAGCGATGACTTTTACTAATATATAAACTAAACATGCACACACACATATaacaaacataaaacataaatatttcaaaacATAGATATAATAtctagttttaaaaatataaaactttTGACCTAATTTTGAGTTTGACCGACTCAACTCGACTTTAACTGACTTTGACCCTACTTTTTAAAGTTAACTGACTTATAAGGGGTTTTTTGGGCGATTCGGGATGGGCTAGTCCCCAAAACAACGCAGActaggccgacttttacaacattgATATTAGTTCTTCACTTACTGATTGTAAACTCTATCTTGCAGGTTGTAGTTATAATAGCAATCTGTCCATTtaatatcatgtatcgttcaactCGTTACTTCCTTTTGGTCTGTTTATGGCACTGCATTTGCGCGCCTCTTTATTTCGTCACACTCCCTGATTTCTTCTTGGCTGATCAATTTACCAGTCAGGTAAAATTCTTTTAAAAAAACCTGGGAACCAATAATAAGTAATTTAGTAACTAAAAAATTGTTAAATCTTGTATCGTTTGATCAGGTTCAGTTATTGCGGAATTTGGAGTTCTACGTGTGTTACTACGGTTGGGGCGATTTCAAGAAAAGAAATGCGCAGACGTGCAACGACAGCAGCATATACAAAACTATATCTATATTTATCGCTGTTGTCCCATACTGGATTCGTCTTCTACAGGTTATATAGCATTACCAAGctgtataatttatttatttatgatataaaagttgttaaaacattttttatttttatttttaatgaatGTAGTGCATACGTCGCTACTATGAAGGGCGTGATTCTACACAAGGTCTGAATGGATTCAAATACTTCTCGACAATCGTTGCTGTTGTTGCAAGAACATTGTACTCTCAAAAGAAAGGTTTGACGTTAAGAATCGTCGCTGCATCTACGTCAGGGTTCGCAACAATATTCAGTACTTACTGGGATTTAGTTAAGGATTGGGGCCTGCTAAATCGAAATTCTGAAAATCCATGGTTAAGAGATAAGCTTATTTTGCCCAACAGATCCATCTACTTCTTAGCCatggtaattaataataattattatttatcctTTTATGAATTATCCATTATCCATTATCCATTATCCATTATCCATTATATACTAAAGCTCAACAGCTCATGAACAACATCTATTGAGTCATGCTGTCACCAACCACTTTatgattttaatattttttttacaaattttttttcttcttacaAACCCATTAATGCATAATGATACCCGGTCGTTGAAGTGTGTGCATATATAATCGTCATTTTATAATTACAAACATATCGCAAATACTTCCCGCAGCAATGCGCGGGCACAAATCCCACTCATTAACATTATGAATAATGTCTGATTAGATATCTTAAATTACTTGCAGATGGTTAATGTGATACTAAGATTTGCATGGATGCAAACTGTACTGGATTTCACTGAAACACCTTCGTTACATCGAAATGCGCTAATAGCGATAATTGCGAGCTTGGAGATCATTCGGCGTGGCATATGGAATTTCTTCAGGTCCATTTAAgttcttgattgtgaacacataatAATAGCCATATAATgaaaaacacaatttaacacttagcgAATAATTCAGGTTGGAGAATGAGCATCTGAACAACGTTGGAAAATTTCGCGCTGTTAAGTCAGTGCCTTTACCTTTTAGCTACGAGGAAGAGGAAGACAAAGATCTGTGATtggtttttctgttttttttttcaagAAAATTGTATCAAATTGCAAGATTCGATTCAACATAATTGCCATAAACAAAAATGTACATAAAAGAGAATTACACATTGACTTGTAAATTTGAGGAATAGATCATTTGTTTACATTGAAACAACAATTATCAACCATAGCAACCTTATAGAATCGGTCCatgcttgatgtgtaaaatcgtatTTGGGCCAGTGTTGAAATCAGAATTACTCGACGAGTACTTGGTGAAACTCGGCCAAAACTCGGTGAAACTCGGCCAAAACTCGAGATTACTCAGAAATTTAGTCAAAACCGGTCAAAGTTGGTCATCATCCGAGTACTCTTAGTGTTGCCGAGTACCAAGAGCGAATGTAAAGCATGATGGGCCGTAGCGATTCTAGGAGCAGAACTAAATGGGGTCATGAAATTTTTTTctgttaattatattatataacagATGGGCTGTAACGATCCGTCAAAATCGCTAATgaagcggcacgttaatcattgattccacagtgaggttttgacctctatatgatacgttttgataaaatattgcattcattaaaataagtgactttctaaacatagaaagttataaacatgtaggcgagtgcttaggtataagcaaaaccccgaaatacataagtctttaatttacatgttgacatcacagtccaattatttattacacaacgcagttttattttgaatgcaataaactttgtacaaagcatgagagactccatgtaggcaacaagcacatcacagcggaagcattctaaggacctaagaataaaacatgctaaaaagtcaacacgaatgttggtgagttataggtttaattgctcgagtcataaacatatataaagatagaccacattatttcatcaaaagtttatcaataaattctacgtaacagagcaccctggtaactaaacttaacgctatagtgataattaccccattcgttttaatacacgcaaaccaacgtgtcttaaactcaaataacatacgtccgttaaaaggctagcgctctagctcggacggggatgtcaagccctatggatccatatacaattattcgcgcccaccagtccatatcctatgtactggcagctactagttaccaaagcaaatggattttcggtttaactcagtgtagaatttagtatgtacttgtgtcttatcgcgtttaaaatgaattgcatgtattctcagcccaaaaatatttaaagtatttaaaaagggagactataactcacagttcaatattgcgattcaatattgtaggcaaattgcgtagacgtaatgatggtagacgactgtatggttggccttggattcaagaacaataccccgaataatacccaatatttccttagcttaaagcggtttgaaacccgaaataaaacaccctcgaatatactttattattattaaacttaaatttaaaattataattataatataaatataaataaattacagaagaatgattatgaaaaattcgtcgagcaaaactgaccttttatagtacttttcgatttactgtagctcatacgatcgcatgagttttcagtgtttttgtcatgcgattgcatggcctccttttccgtttttgtttgctagttcgtcgacatcaaatagtattttactgtagcaatagtgtttactgtagcaaatagtgtttacattgtagcactgtagcaaaatacggtttcactgtagcaaatagtgttttactgtagcaaagtcatttttacttgtacatatatatatatatatatatatatatatatatatatatatatatatatatatatatatatatatatatatatatatatatatatatatatatatatatatatatatatatatatatatatatatatatatatatatatatatatatatatatatatgtatatttacataatattaaatcatatagagaattggtttaaattagtcgaaattttccgggtcatcacataacctccccgttaaagaaaatttcgtcccgaaattttgagtagtacctgtttcatgagcgatatcagtgaacaaatgtggatacttttgcttcatttgatcctcacgttctcaagtaaactcgggtcctcgtctagcgttccaacgaaccctaactatcggtattttgctttgtttaattgtttgacctcacggtccatgatttcaacaggttctttgataaaatggagtttatcattgattcgtatttcgtcaagaggaattacgacatcctcttcagctaaacatgtcttcaaatttgacacgtgaaatgtgttgtgaacactactaagttcttgcggtagctttaatcgataagcaactattccaattctttcggtgatttcaaagggtcctacgtacctaggacttagctttcctcgtttaccgaatcgtacaacgccttttcagggtgacactttcaacatgactttgtcgtccacttgaaattctagcggttttcttcttacatcagcataactcttttggtgactcatgggcgttttcaatcgctgttgtatttgaatgatcttttcggtggtttcgtgaatatttctggtccagtaagttgtctttctcctacttcactccaacatataggagatctgcactttctaccgtaaagtgcttcaaatgacactgcgttgatgctcgtatgatagctgttattgtatgaaaattctgccaacggtaagtgtcgatcccaactggttccaaagtcaatcacgcatgcccgtaacatgtcttccaatgtttgtattattctttcactttgaccatctgtctgtgggtgataagcggtgctcatatctaatcgagttcccaatgctttttgtaatgattgccaaaaacgtgatgtgaatcggtgtcgcgatcagatatgatggagatgggtacaccatgcctggaaactacttccttcaaatataggtgtACTAATTTcttcatactgtctgtctcctttattggtaggaagtgagctgatttagttagacgatcaactatcacccaaatagtatcatgactacttgcagtccttggcaatttcgtaatgaaatccatggttattctttcccatttccactgcggaatttctggttgctgcagtaatcctgacggcttttggtgctcagctttgacctttgcacacgtcaaacatttgcttacataagtagcaatttctgtcttcatattaggccaccaataaaacttcttgagatcgtggtacattttcccatttcctgggtgaattgagtacctcgttttgtgtgcttcatccagtactagttgccttagattaccatgttttggtacccatatcctatcagcaaaatacagggttccatcggcttttacttcaagctgtttttctaaccctctgctcatttcgcctttttcattttcttcttttaaagcctctaactgtgctgcttgaatttgctttgtgagatcagtatgaattgtaatattcaaagctcggaccctaagaggttttactctttctttccgacttagggcatcagctacaacattagcctttccggggtggtaacggatttcacaatcgtaatcgtttaacaactctacccagcgacgttgcctcatattgagttgtttttgatcaaaaatatgctgaagactcttatggtcggtgtacactgtacacttggtgccatatagatagtgtctccatattttgagtgcaaaaactactgctccaagttccaaatcgtgcgtcgtatagttcttttcatgaatttttagttgtcgtgaggcatatgcgataacttttgtgcgttgcattaatacacatcctaaaccttggcgcgaagcgtcacaatagatcacgaaatcatcatttccttctggtaatgacaaaatgggtgcagacgttaacttcttctttaataactggaatgaggattcctgttccgtggaccaatcatacttctttcccttttgagtcaatgcagttaagggtttggcgattctagagaaatcttgaatgaatcttcggtagtaaccagcaagacctaagaattggcggatttgt
This genomic window from Rutidosis leptorrhynchoides isolate AG116_Rl617_1_P2 chromosome 2, CSIRO_AGI_Rlap_v1, whole genome shotgun sequence contains:
- the LOC139891925 gene encoding phosphate transporter PHO1 homolog 3-like is translated as MKFGKEFTSHMVPEWQEAYMNYNYLKTLLKEILIFRQRKTMSNQVNPTSKVRSLKRKVSLFRAFSGLTSDHHHKKVKEDEVIMVSAMHQPDEEQGGINSLCYQTVFLHSLDEGGEFELVFFKRLDHEFNKVINFYKNKVDEVVKQAKELNIQMDALTALRIKVHHPTSTTSTPFIDETNTGANPLEVIQEFEMSEERYQKKRLNDIKEYEMASLDVLNRIKINATTETPLSTMKSVFNSLNVDLTYNKNELRNAQGKLKQAFIEFHEKLRLLKNFSFHNQLAFSKIMKKYDKITSRSAADTYLKMVEGSYLGQSDDVSKLIERVEAVFAKHFCNGNRDQGMKNLRPKAKREKHRVTFFVGCFFGCALALLVVIITNMNTKYLLKSEEQTRYMNTIFPLYSLFGYLALHMLMYAGNVFYWTRYRVNYSFIFGCKPGTELRFKQVLLLSTGLSVLTLAAVLGNLDMDMDTHTQSYKVVTELLPLGLVTVVVIIAICPFNIMYRSTRYFLLVCLWHCICAPLYFVTLPDFFLADQFTSQVQLLRNLEFYVCYYGWGDFKKRNAQTCNDSSIYKTISIFIAVVPYWIRLLQCIRRYYEGRDSTQGLNGFKYFSTIVAVVARTLYSQKKGLTLRIVAASTSGFATIFSTYWDLVKDWGLLNRNSENPWLRDKLILPNRSIYFLAMMVNVILRFAWMQTVLDFTETPSLHRNALIAIIASLEIIRRGIWNFFRLENEHLNNVGKFRAVKSVPLPFSYEEEEDKDL